Proteins co-encoded in one Prunus persica cultivar Lovell chromosome G6, Prunus_persica_NCBIv2, whole genome shotgun sequence genomic window:
- the LOC18773200 gene encoding receptor like protein 30, with the protein MSISQLFVHHFPSSAKKFFQNENFAALLVPPLLILLPAVHSQCIKDQQQSLLHLKKSLQFDQSSCRTPLISWNSSTDCCSWVGVTCTSNGHVVGLDLSRETISGPISGSFANFSNLRVLNLSSNTISGTVPGFFVKFSKLTSLNLSGCSLSGTFPNEIFQVPTLQTIDLSANFKLGGSLPEFPKKIGSLQSLSLSETNFSGSLPDSIGNLKMLSTIDLSNCSFHGSIPSSLFSLPLLSQLNLSHNQFSGELAFSNVSSNLVTLDLSFNNFEGQISVSIFNFRGLQSLNLSSNNFSAFPFNGPQQLKNLTNIDLSYNSLLSLYNGTDSSYSSFPQIDSLNLAANKLGTIPYFLRNQSTLSSVDLSENHIRGKIPHWIWSFDQLSNLNLSCNYLVTLEAPLLDSKVKTVDLHSNQLHGQIPTFLPSAIYLDYSRNNFNSIPSNIGDFLTNTLFFSLSSNNLHGLIPASICIYASNLQILNLSNNSLSGMIPQCLTAMRDLSVLNLARNNLTGSVSNIEVTEDSSLQILEIGGNQLRGKVPKSLAKCTILEVLNIGNNNITDSFPCLLKNISTLRVLILRSNNFYGGTECLNTNGTWSELQIIDLAHNNFSGEIQGILWRTWQKMMDTKNGSLLKTVPTKRNVGSHTKRKLSLVALESPEATNALSCNRLGGPSCRDNSNAISPLEYSVSVIVTSKGFEMELVKILSIFTLIDFSSNNFSGPIPKGMGELKSLRVLNLSRNAFTGEIPSSFGNMRVLESLDLSQNKLSGHIPPQLVKLTYLASLNLSYNQLIGRIPTGNQFSTFPNDSFTGNKGLSGYPLTVDNKAGFPPPPTVNGRPPNSGHHREVNWDLIIVEIGFTFGFGVAVGSLVLCKRWSKWYYKAMYNILLKIFPQLEERIGIHRRHVYINQRWWRR; encoded by the exons ATGTCAATATCTCAG TTGTTTGTTCATCACTTTCCCTCATCAGCTAAAAAGTTTTTCCAAAATGAAAACTTTGCTGCTTTACTTGTTCCTCCTCTGCTTATCCTCCTCCCTGCAGTTCACAGCCAGTGTATTAAAGACCAGCAACAATCGTTGCTCCATTTGAAGAAAAGCCTTCAATTTGATCAATCTTCATGTCGAACCCCACTCATATCTTGGAATTCAAGCACTGACTGTTGTTCTTGGGTTGGTGTTACTTGCACTAGTAATGGGCATGTTGTTGGTCTTGACCTTAGCAGAGAAACTATCTCCGGTCCAATTTCAGGATCCTTTGCCAACTTTTCAAACCTAAGGGTGTTGAATTTGAGTTCGAACACCATCTCTGGTACAGTTCCAGGATTCtttgtcaaattttcaaaGTTGACTTCCTTGAATCTCAGTGGTTGTTCGTTGAGTGGAACATTTCCCAACGAGATCTTTCAGGTACCTACTCTACAAACTATTGATCTTTCGGCTAATTTTAAACTTGGTGGTTCCTTGCCAGAATTTCCCAAGAAAATTGGATCTCTTCAGTCCTTGTCTCTAAGTGAGACAAACTTTTCGGGGTCACTGCCTGACTCCATTGGCAACCTCAAAATGTTGTCCACGATAGATCTTTCAAATTGCAGTTTCCATGGATCAATCCCGTcgtctctcttttctcttccctTATTGTCACAACTAAACCTTTCCCACAATCAATTCTCTGGTGAACTTGCATTTTCTAATGTCTCTTCCAACTTAGTTACCCTTGATTTAAGCTTCAACAATTTTGAAGGACAAATATCGGTGTCTATATTTAATTTTCGAGGCCTTCAATCACTTAATCTTTCTTCCAACAATTTCAGTGCCTTTCCGTTCAATGGCCCTCAACAACTGAAAAATCTTACGAACATTGACCTTTCGTACAATAGCTTGCTGAGTTTATACAACGGTACTGATTCCTCATATTCCTCATTTCCTCAAATTGATTCATTGAATTTGGCTGCTAACAAATTGGGAACAATCCCATATTTCTTGAGAAATCAATCCACATTATCCAGTGTGGACCTTTCAGAAAACCATATCCGAGGCAAGATACCCCATTGGATATGGAGTTTCGATCAACTTTCTAACCTAAATCTTTCTTGTAACTACTTGGTAACTCTAGAAGCTCCTTTATTGGATTCTAAAGTGAAAACTGTTGACCTTCATTCAAACCAACTCCATGGGCAAATCCCAACTTTCCTACCATCTGCCATATATCTGGATTACTCGAGAAATAATTTCAACTCTATACCATCGAATATTGGTGATTTCCTCACAAACACACtgttcttctctctttcaagCAATAACTTGCATGGGCTCATTCCAGCATCAATATGCATTTATGCCTCAAATCTTCAGATTCTTAATCTGTCCAATAATTCTCTGAGTGGCATGATTCCCCAATGCTTGACTGCAATGCGTGATCTGAGTGTACTTAACTTGGCGAGAAACAACCTCACTGGATCTGTTTCTAATATTGAAGTTACTGAAGATAGTTCATTGCAAATTCTAGAGATCGGTGGAAATCAGTTACGTGGCAAGGTTCCAAAATCTCTAGCTAAATGCACTATATTGGAGGTTTTAAACATTGGAAACAATAATATAACAGATAGCTTCCCATGCTTGTTGAAGAATATTTCCACCTTGCGTGTCCTCATTTTGCGCTCCAACAACTTTTATGGAGGCACTGAATGTCTCAACACCAACGGCACCTGGTCAGAGCTTCAAATCATAGACCTAGCTCACAATAATTTCAGTGGTGAAATACAGGGAATACTTTGGAGAACATGGCAGAAAATGATGGATACCAAAAATGGTTCCCTATTGAAAACTGTCCCTACAAAAAGAAATGTTGGATcacatacaaaaagaaaactctCCCTAGTGGCACTTGAGTCCCCAGAAGCAACTAACGCTCTATCCTGCAATCGACTAGGAGGTCCATCCTGCCGTGACAATTCAAATGCTATATCTCCTTTAGAGTATAGTGTAAGTGTAATAGTTACTAGCAAAGGTTTCGAGATGGAACTGGTAAAGATTTTATCTATCTTTACCTTGATTGACTTCTCAAGCAACAACTTCAGTGGACCCATACCTAAGGGAATGGGAGAATTGAAATCACTACGTGTCCTTAACTTGTCCCGAAATGCATTCACGGGCGAAATCCCATCCTCATTTGGTAACATGCGGGTACTCGAGTCCTTGGACCTATCACAGAACAAGCTGAGCGGGCATATTCCACCGCAGTTGGTTAAGCTTACCTACCTTGCATCCTTGAATCTCTCATATAATCAACTGATCGGCAGGATCCCAACCGGTAATCAGTTTTCAACATTTCCAAATGACTCATTTACAGGTAACAAAGGACTATCTGGGTATCCTTTGACAGTGGATAACAAAGCAGGatttccaccaccaccaacagtAAATGGAAGGCCTCCAAATTCTGGACATCATCGTGAGGTTAATTGGGATCTTATTATTGTCGAAATTGGATTTACATTTGGCTTTGGAGTTGCCGTTGGGTCACTTGTGTTGTGCAAGAGATGGAGTAAGTGGTATTACAAAGCTATGTACAACATCCTTCTCAAGATATTCCCTCAACTGGAAGAAAGAATTGGTATTCATCGAAGACATGTTTACATAAATCAAAGGTGGTGGAGACGTTGA